One genomic segment of Agromyces intestinalis includes these proteins:
- a CDS encoding glycerophosphodiester phosphodiesterase encodes MGYFSPEGPRVLAHRGLAVDAPENTLTAFEAAVRSGAAYVETDVHRSRDGVAVVSHDPTLDRVAGHRVRVGDLTAAELAAIDLGRGAGLPTLADALAAFPDTRFNIDVKEAAAVDATVDAVRSTGSIDRILLTSFDDARRRRLAGMLPGVATSVGSAGVVRALLTGRFGATAMRRAVRGAAALQVPERAGRVRIVSPGFVRAAHAAGLEVHVWTVNEPDDMRRLLAYGVDGLVTDRCDLALEIVARN; translated from the coding sequence GTGGGCTACTTCTCCCCCGAAGGCCCGCGGGTGCTCGCGCACCGCGGGCTCGCGGTGGACGCGCCCGAGAACACGCTGACCGCGTTCGAGGCGGCGGTCCGCTCGGGCGCGGCCTACGTCGAGACCGACGTGCACCGCAGTCGCGACGGCGTCGCAGTCGTCTCGCACGATCCGACGCTCGACCGCGTGGCCGGGCACCGGGTCCGGGTCGGCGACCTCACCGCTGCCGAGCTCGCGGCCATCGATCTCGGCCGCGGCGCGGGGTTGCCGACGCTCGCCGACGCGCTCGCCGCGTTCCCCGACACCCGGTTCAACATCGACGTGAAGGAGGCGGCGGCGGTCGACGCCACGGTCGACGCGGTGCGGTCGACCGGTTCGATCGATCGGATCCTGCTCACCAGCTTCGACGATGCGCGCCGCAGACGGCTCGCCGGGATGCTGCCAGGAGTCGCCACCTCGGTGGGCAGCGCCGGCGTCGTCCGCGCCCTGCTCACGGGCCGGTTCGGTGCAACCGCGATGCGGCGGGCGGTGCGTGGCGCCGCCGCCCTGCAGGTGCCCGAGCGCGCCGGCCGGGTGCGCATCGTCTCCCCCGGCTTCGTCCGTGCCGCGCACGCCGCCGGGCTCGAAGTGCACGTGTGGACGGTGAACGAGCCCGACGACATGCGCCGGTTGCTGGCGTACGGTG